A DNA window from Bradyrhizobium sp. CCBAU 53421 contains the following coding sequences:
- a CDS encoding ABC transporter ATP-binding protein: MSAQPVVQVEDLDVYYGTSQILFGVGLSVRKGETMALLGRNGAGKSTTMKAIMGLAPARRGKVSLRGNVVSGMRPHHIARAGLGFVPEDRQIFPEHTVEDNLVIGQKKGPDGEDDWSIRRVYDVFPLLEPLRHRIAGRLSGGEQQMLAIARTLMGNPVLLLLDEPSEGLAPIIVQRIGELLRQLRGTGATVLIAEQNMHFCLGLASHATVIDKGQIVYTSSIDELKANDNIRQRYLAL, from the coding sequence ATGAGCGCGCAGCCGGTCGTGCAGGTCGAGGACCTCGACGTCTACTACGGCACCAGCCAGATCCTGTTCGGCGTCGGCCTCTCGGTGCGGAAGGGCGAGACCATGGCGCTGCTTGGCCGCAACGGCGCCGGCAAGTCGACCACCATGAAGGCGATCATGGGGCTGGCGCCGGCGCGCCGCGGCAAGGTGAGTCTGCGCGGCAATGTGGTCTCCGGAATGAGACCTCATCATATCGCGCGGGCCGGGCTCGGCTTCGTGCCGGAGGACCGCCAGATCTTTCCCGAGCACACAGTCGAGGACAATCTCGTGATCGGCCAGAAGAAAGGGCCGGACGGCGAGGACGATTGGTCGATCCGCCGCGTCTATGACGTGTTCCCGCTGCTGGAGCCGTTGCGGCACCGGATCGCGGGCCGGCTCTCCGGCGGTGAGCAGCAGATGCTGGCGATCGCCCGCACGCTGATGGGCAATCCGGTGCTGCTGTTGCTGGACGAGCCGAGCGAGGGGCTGGCGCCGATCATCGTGCAGCGCATCGGCGAGCTGCTGCGGCAGCTCCGCGGCACCGGTGCCACAGTATTGATCGCCGAGCAGAACATGCATTTTTGCCTTGGCCTTGCGAGCCACGCGACGGTTATCGACAAGGGACAGATCGTCTACACATCCTCCATCGATGAGCTGAAAGCCAACGACAACATCCGGCAGCGCTATCTGGCGTTGTAG
- a CDS encoding CaiB/BaiF CoA-transferase family protein — protein sequence MAGERKLTPTHEAPYRGLKVLDFGQGIASPYCAMLLGVYGADVIKVEPPEGDWSRYLGTTYGNHTTLSAVYNRGKRSLCLDMKHKDGIAIAQRLAREADVLIEGFRPGVAERLGLGYENLSRDNPGLVYLSVSGFGQSGPYSKRPGSDSVAQAFSGLVSVNLGSDGVPHRVGTTISDVVTGVYAFQAIATTLFARATVGSGRWIDVNLCQSTSALLGHKVAEFILEGGAPRALNVPAGTYQTQDGWMMVTLVNEPQYKRLCGAIGREDLATDPRFADFARRADAADTLIPQLREVFLTQPTDAWLTRLHAADIIAERILNPGEWLRNVHVEATRASVRQNTPGVGAVYSPRTPGIASLSEDHLCPAPDVGQDSRAVLTEAGLGPGEIDGLLLSGAVRQAKAMTGGKTS from the coding sequence ATGGCGGGCGAACGCAAGCTGACGCCGACGCACGAAGCACCGTATCGCGGGCTGAAAGTGCTGGATTTCGGGCAGGGGATCGCCTCACCCTATTGCGCGATGCTGCTCGGGGTGTATGGCGCCGACGTCATCAAGGTCGAGCCGCCCGAAGGCGACTGGTCGCGCTATCTCGGCACCACCTACGGTAACCACACGACGCTGTCGGCGGTCTACAACCGCGGCAAGCGCAGCCTGTGCCTCGATATGAAGCACAAGGACGGCATCGCGATCGCGCAGCGTCTGGCGCGCGAAGCCGATGTGCTGATTGAAGGGTTTCGTCCCGGTGTCGCGGAGCGGCTCGGGCTCGGCTATGAGAACCTGTCGCGCGACAATCCGGGTCTGGTCTACCTGTCGGTCAGCGGGTTCGGGCAGAGCGGGCCGTATTCCAAGCGGCCGGGTTCGGATTCGGTGGCGCAGGCGTTTTCGGGGCTGGTGTCGGTCAATCTCGGCAGCGATGGCGTGCCGCATCGGGTCGGCACCACGATCTCCGACGTCGTCACCGGCGTGTATGCGTTCCAGGCCATTGCGACGACGCTGTTCGCGCGTGCGACGGTCGGCAGCGGGCGCTGGATCGACGTCAATCTCTGCCAATCGACGTCGGCGCTGCTCGGTCACAAGGTCGCGGAGTTCATCCTCGAGGGCGGCGCGCCGCGCGCGCTGAACGTTCCGGCCGGCACCTACCAGACGCAGGACGGCTGGATGATGGTGACGCTGGTGAACGAGCCGCAATACAAGCGGCTGTGCGGTGCGATCGGCCGCGAGGATCTCGCCACCGATCCGCGCTTCGCCGACTTCGCCCGGCGTGCGGACGCCGCCGACACACTGATCCCGCAGCTGCGCGAGGTGTTCCTGACGCAGCCGACGGATGCCTGGCTGACACGGCTGCATGCCGCCGATATCATCGCCGAGCGGATCCTCAATCCCGGCGAATGGCTGCGCAACGTACACGTCGAGGCGACCAGAGCGTCGGTCCGCCAGAACACACCCGGGGTTGGCGCAGTGTATTCGCCGCGCACCCCGGGGATCGCGAGCCTGTCCGAGGATCATCTTTGCCCTGCGCCGGACGTTGGGCAGGATAGCCGCGCGGTGCTGACGGAGGCTGGACTTGGCCCCGGCGAGATCGACGGCTTGCTGCTGTCGGGCGCGGTGCGGCAGGCCAAAGCGATGACAGGAGGCAAGACATCATGA
- a CDS encoding enoyl-CoA hydratase/isomerase family protein has translation MSTDLIRYSVSDQIAEIVLDRAPVNALSIPLIDALLAALAKARDDDAVRAVIISSAHKVFCAGLDLDIVRGKPAIETKAFLERLYFALNDTQYRMGKPTIAAIDGAVRAGGMTIAISCDMIVAGDGSTFGYPEIDVGLIPAIHFVQLPRLVGKHQSFGPLFLGEPFDAATAYRMGLLSEVVPRGTALERAREIARKLAAKSPIVMKIGRDAFMRAVDADFRRSVENTAESFVVVASTEDCQEGLNAFVEKRAPNYKGR, from the coding sequence ATGAGCACGGACCTCATTCGTTACTCGGTCAGCGATCAGATTGCGGAGATCGTGCTGGATCGTGCGCCGGTCAACGCGCTCAGCATCCCCTTGATCGACGCGTTGCTGGCGGCGCTGGCGAAGGCGCGGGACGATGACGCGGTGCGCGCCGTCATCATCAGTAGCGCCCACAAGGTGTTCTGCGCGGGCCTCGACCTCGACATCGTCAGGGGCAAGCCCGCGATCGAGACCAAGGCATTCCTCGAGCGGCTGTATTTCGCGCTGAACGATACGCAATACCGCATGGGCAAGCCGACGATCGCGGCGATCGATGGCGCGGTACGCGCCGGCGGCATGACGATCGCGATTTCCTGCGACATGATCGTCGCGGGCGACGGCTCGACCTTCGGCTATCCGGAGATCGATGTCGGCCTGATCCCCGCGATCCACTTCGTGCAGCTGCCGCGGCTGGTGGGAAAGCACCAGTCGTTCGGTCCACTGTTTCTCGGCGAGCCTTTCGACGCCGCAACTGCGTATCGCATGGGCTTGCTTAGCGAAGTCGTGCCGAGGGGCACCGCGCTGGAGCGTGCCCGCGAGATTGCGCGGAAGCTTGCGGCGAAATCGCCTATCGTGATGAAGATCGGCCGCGACGCCTTCATGCGCGCGGTCGATGCCGATTTCCGCCGTTCGGTGGAGAACACGGCGGAAAGCTTCGTGGTGGTCGCATCGACCGAAGACTGCCAGGAAGGGCTGAATGCATTCGTTGAGAAGCGGGCACCCAACTACAAGGGACGGTAA
- a CDS encoding MaoC family dehydratase translates to MAGLYFEEFEVGQEFHHEFSRTVTEMDNTMFSLLTMNPQPLHIDAHFSEKTEFGQRLFNSLYTLGIMIGMSVYDTTLGTTVGNLGMTDVKFPKPVFHGDTLKAHTKIIGKRASKSRPTQGIVEFEHTMTNQRGEVVASCRRTGLMHCKPKA, encoded by the coding sequence ATGGCTGGACTGTATTTCGAAGAGTTCGAGGTCGGGCAGGAATTCCATCACGAGTTCAGCCGAACCGTGACGGAGATGGACAACACCATGTTCAGTCTCCTGACCATGAACCCGCAGCCGCTGCACATCGATGCGCATTTCTCAGAGAAGACCGAGTTCGGCCAGCGGCTGTTCAACAGTCTCTATACGCTCGGCATCATGATCGGCATGAGCGTGTACGACACGACCTTGGGCACTACGGTCGGCAATCTCGGCATGACTGACGTCAAGTTTCCGAAGCCGGTGTTCCATGGCGACACTCTGAAGGCGCACACCAAAATCATCGGCAAGCGCGCCAGCAAGTCGCGGCCGACCCAGGGTATCGTCGAGTTCGAGCACACGATGACCAATCAGCGCGGCGAGGTGGTGGCAAGCTGCCGCCGTACCGGCCTGATGCACTGCAAGCCGAAGGCATAG
- a CDS encoding CoA ester lyase — translation MRSFLFVPGDSTRKYESAKKTAADALILDLEDSIAPEQKVVARGITRQMLDARNPDQKLYIRVNALDTDLTLGDLAAVMPGKPDGIVLPKCAGAADVNKLALYLDAFEAASGIAQGTTRIVTVATETARAVLKILDFENMSPRLWGMMWGAEDLAASLGATRNRTDGRYHSPFILARDLCLIGAAAAGVVAIDTIATDINDLDALKAEAIAARQDGFLAKAVIHPKHVDVVNAAFMPTDEEIAWSERVIAAFADNPSGVAKMDGKMLDKPHLRAAEKILASRRK, via the coding sequence ATGCGATCGTTCCTGTTCGTTCCCGGCGACAGCACCCGGAAATATGAGAGCGCGAAGAAGACCGCGGCCGACGCATTGATCCTCGACCTCGAGGATTCCATCGCGCCGGAGCAGAAGGTGGTTGCGCGCGGCATCACGCGGCAGATGCTCGATGCGCGCAATCCGGATCAGAAGCTCTACATCCGTGTCAACGCGCTCGACACCGATCTGACGCTCGGCGACCTCGCAGCCGTGATGCCCGGAAAGCCCGATGGTATTGTGCTGCCGAAATGCGCCGGCGCTGCCGACGTCAACAAGCTCGCGCTCTATCTCGATGCATTCGAGGCCGCCTCAGGTATCGCGCAGGGTACGACGCGGATCGTCACGGTGGCGACCGAGACGGCGCGGGCGGTGCTGAAAATCCTTGACTTCGAGAATATGAGCCCGCGGCTGTGGGGTATGATGTGGGGCGCGGAGGATCTCGCCGCTTCGCTCGGCGCAACCCGGAATCGCACCGACGGCCGCTATCACTCGCCCTTCATTCTCGCCCGCGATCTCTGCCTGATCGGCGCGGCCGCGGCCGGTGTGGTCGCAATCGACACTATCGCCACCGACATCAACGATCTCGATGCGCTGAAGGCCGAGGCGATTGCTGCGCGGCAGGACGGCTTCCTTGCCAAGGCCGTGATCCATCCCAAGCACGTCGATGTCGTCAACGCGGCCTTCATGCCGACCGACGAGGAGATCGCCTGGTCGGAGCGGGTGATCGCCGCGTTCGCCGACAATCCGTCGGGTGTCGCCAAGATGGACGGCAAGATGCTGGACAAGCCGCATCTGCGCGCCGCCGAGAAGATCCTGGCGTCACGCAGGAAATAG
- a CDS encoding CaiB/BaiF CoA-transferase family protein → MMGPYATMILGDYGADVIKVESPDGDVMRHAAPMRHPAMGAMYLQGNRNKRSIVLDLKKAGGRAAVLRLAAHADVFVHNVRPAAMARLKLGSDDLLATNPRLIYASLHGFGETGPYAGRPAYDDLIQGLTALPALTGKITGEPRYSPATMADRIVGLNAVHAILAALFHRERTGEGQAIEIPMFETMAQFVLGDHMAGRSFEPPIGPPGYSRLLSPDRRPYQTSDGYICALVYSDKQWNAFFAKIGLGDEAARDPRLNSISARTRNYDFVYDWFSQMMRTRSTAEWMRFFEEADIPHAPLHDLDSLIDDPHLEAVGLIQSVEHPTEGTLRVAGPAATWSRTPPSIRTYPPNLGEHGREILREAGLPDAEIAALLEEGALIEPDR, encoded by the coding sequence ATGATGGGCCCCTACGCGACCATGATCCTCGGCGACTACGGCGCCGACGTGATCAAGGTCGAGAGCCCCGACGGCGACGTGATGCGCCACGCCGCCCCGATGCGCCATCCCGCGATGGGCGCGATGTATCTGCAGGGCAACCGCAACAAGCGCTCGATCGTGCTCGACCTGAAGAAGGCAGGCGGCCGTGCCGCGGTGCTGAGGCTTGCTGCGCACGCGGACGTGTTCGTCCACAACGTTCGTCCTGCGGCGATGGCGCGGCTCAAACTCGGTTCCGACGATCTCCTCGCCACCAACCCGCGACTGATCTACGCCAGCCTGCACGGCTTTGGCGAGACCGGCCCCTATGCCGGCCGGCCCGCCTATGACGACCTGATCCAAGGGCTGACTGCCCTGCCCGCGCTGACCGGCAAGATCACCGGCGAGCCACGCTATTCTCCGGCGACCATGGCCGACCGCATCGTCGGCCTCAATGCAGTGCACGCCATCCTGGCGGCGCTGTTCCATCGTGAGCGCACCGGCGAAGGCCAGGCGATCGAAATCCCGATGTTCGAGACCATGGCGCAGTTCGTGCTCGGCGATCACATGGCCGGCCGCAGCTTCGAGCCGCCGATCGGACCGCCGGGCTATTCCCGGCTGCTCTCGCCCGACCGCCGCCCGTATCAAACCAGCGACGGCTACATCTGCGCGCTGGTCTATTCCGACAAGCAGTGGAATGCGTTCTTCGCCAAGATCGGCCTTGGTGATGAAGCCGCCCGCGACCCGCGGCTGAACAGCATCTCGGCACGAACCCGGAATTACGACTTCGTCTACGACTGGTTCTCGCAGATGATGAGGACCCGCAGCACCGCCGAATGGATGCGCTTCTTCGAAGAAGCCGACATTCCGCATGCGCCGCTGCACGACCTCGACAGCCTGATCGACGATCCGCATCTGGAAGCCGTAGGACTGATCCAATCAGTGGAGCATCCGACCGAAGGCACACTGCGCGTGGCCGGCCCGGCCGCCACCTGGAGCCGGACGCCGCCGTCGATCCGGACCTATCCGCCGAACCTCGGCGAGCATGGCCGGGAGATTCTGCGCGAGGCCGGACTTCCGGATGCGGAGATTGCCGCCCTCCTCGAGGAGGGCGCACTGATCGAGCCCGACCGCTGA
- the dctP gene encoding TRAP transporter substrate-binding protein DctP: MNLYSRFLAGVGVGTALLAASASPGLAQEKITLRLADSLPSGHVIHELVGKPFSELVTKLTNGQVTFQHFPAEQLGKAKDMAQLTALGVADVSYIVPSYSSDKFPLTAVAELPGIFDSECQGSLAFYKISHNGGILEAKEFTPNQLRPLVTLALPAYQVQLATSRDVKTAKDLEGLKIRTTGGAMDLMMRSIGGVPVRMAAPEIYESLTRGTLDGLIFSYQSSASYDFGKILKSGTEGLNFGTAIFTYSIGELKFKSLPENVRKALVEAGEQTTREACKRFEDGEKAAADKIKSQGMKVINFSADDRKVFDTAFRSVAQDWVKDVDKRGKPGTDVFKAFTEALAATH; the protein is encoded by the coding sequence ATGAATTTGTATTCCCGTTTCCTCGCCGGCGTAGGTGTCGGCACGGCCCTGCTAGCGGCTTCCGCATCGCCGGGCCTCGCCCAGGAGAAGATCACCCTGCGGCTTGCCGACAGCCTGCCTTCCGGCCACGTGATCCACGAGCTCGTCGGCAAGCCGTTTTCCGAGCTCGTCACCAAGCTGACCAACGGCCAGGTCACGTTCCAGCACTTCCCGGCGGAGCAGCTCGGCAAGGCCAAGGACATGGCCCAGCTCACCGCGCTCGGCGTCGCCGACGTCTCCTACATCGTGCCGTCCTATTCGTCGGACAAGTTTCCGCTGACGGCCGTCGCCGAACTGCCTGGCATCTTCGACAGCGAATGCCAGGGCTCGCTCGCCTTCTACAAGATCTCGCACAATGGCGGCATCCTGGAGGCCAAGGAGTTCACGCCGAACCAGCTTCGTCCGCTGGTGACGCTCGCGCTGCCGGCCTACCAGGTCCAGCTTGCGACCAGCCGCGACGTGAAAACGGCAAAGGATCTCGAAGGCCTAAAGATCCGCACCACCGGCGGCGCGATGGACCTGATGATGCGCTCGATCGGCGGCGTGCCGGTGCGGATGGCCGCGCCCGAGATCTACGAGTCTCTGACCCGCGGCACGCTCGACGGGCTGATCTTCTCCTACCAGAGCTCGGCGTCCTACGACTTCGGCAAGATCCTGAAGTCGGGCACCGAGGGGCTGAATTTCGGCACCGCGATCTTCACCTATTCGATCGGCGAGCTGAAATTCAAGTCACTGCCCGAGAATGTGCGCAAGGCGCTGGTCGAGGCCGGCGAGCAGACCACGCGCGAGGCCTGCAAGCGGTTCGAGGACGGCGAGAAGGCTGCGGCCGACAAGATCAAGTCGCAGGGCATGAAGGTTATCAACTTCAGCGCCGACGACAGGAAGGTGTTCGACACCGCCTTTAGGTCGGTGGCCCAGGATTGGGTGAAGGACGTCGACAAGCGCGGCAAGCCGGGCACCGACGTCTTCAAGGCCTTCACCGAAGCGCTGGCCGCCACCCATTGA
- a CDS encoding TRAP transporter large permease, producing MIPTFILALLFFLLAIGTPVAFAMAFSGGLGLYLTGGLPILLGVLQTTPLSAVTSYELITIPMFLLMADLVLLSGVADDLFKTAAAWVGRIPGGLGMATALAGAGFGSICGTSTASAATLSSTSLPAMIRQGYEPKMAAGVVAISGTLAMLLPTSVALVIFGLLAEVNIGKLLISGIIPAIFVTIIIMSTIYILVLLDPSRAPTISAVTWSERLSLLWQVSPMVVLFSIVTGTIYLGIATPTEASAFGAFGAFCLACWKRKINLTSLYTTLRHAAQGTCMIVLIIMCAHIFGYFFTLTQVTQNIVGWVGGLDVSRWIIITLILCGYIVLGSFMDQIAILVLTVPIVLPLIKSLGFDPIWFGVIKIVTAEVGMITPPIGLNCFIVARYAHRPVGEVFHGTFPHFIAHLIAIAIFVAFPEIILWLPNHMQH from the coding sequence ATGATCCCGACCTTCATTCTCGCGCTGCTGTTCTTCCTGCTGGCGATCGGAACCCCGGTCGCGTTCGCCATGGCATTCTCCGGCGGGCTCGGCCTTTATCTGACCGGCGGCCTGCCGATCCTGCTCGGCGTGCTGCAGACCACGCCGCTGTCGGCCGTCACCTCGTACGAGCTGATCACGATCCCGATGTTCCTGTTGATGGCAGACCTGGTGCTGCTGTCGGGTGTCGCCGACGATCTGTTCAAAACCGCCGCGGCGTGGGTTGGACGCATCCCCGGCGGCCTCGGCATGGCAACCGCGCTGGCGGGTGCGGGCTTCGGCTCGATCTGCGGCACCAGCACGGCCTCCGCCGCGACGCTGTCCTCGACCAGCCTGCCCGCGATGATCCGCCAGGGCTATGAGCCGAAAATGGCCGCCGGGGTCGTCGCGATCTCCGGCACGCTGGCCATGCTGCTGCCGACCTCGGTCGCACTGGTGATCTTCGGCCTGCTTGCCGAGGTGAACATCGGAAAGCTGCTGATCAGCGGCATCATCCCGGCGATCTTCGTCACAATCATCATCATGTCGACGATCTATATCCTGGTGCTGCTTGATCCCTCCCGCGCGCCGACGATATCGGCGGTGACATGGTCGGAGCGGCTCAGCTTGCTTTGGCAGGTCAGCCCGATGGTGGTCCTGTTCTCGATCGTCACGGGCACGATCTATCTGGGGATCGCGACGCCGACGGAAGCCTCGGCTTTTGGTGCATTCGGCGCCTTCTGCCTCGCCTGCTGGAAGCGCAAGATCAACCTGACATCGCTCTATACGACGTTACGGCATGCCGCACAGGGTACCTGCATGATCGTGCTGATCATCATGTGCGCACACATCTTCGGCTATTTCTTCACCCTCACGCAGGTCACGCAGAACATCGTCGGCTGGGTCGGCGGGCTCGATGTCTCGCGCTGGATCATCATCACGCTGATCCTGTGCGGTTACATCGTGCTCGGCTCGTTCATGGATCAGATCGCGATTTTGGTGCTGACGGTCCCGATCGTGCTGCCGCTGATCAAGTCGCTCGGCTTCGACCCGATCTGGTTCGGCGTCATCAAGATCGTGACCGCTGAGGTCGGCATGATCACGCCACCGATCGGGCTGAATTGCTTCATCGTGGCGCGTTACGCACATCGACCGGTGGGCGAAGTGTTCCACGGCACATTCCCGCATTTCATCGCGCATCTGATCGCCATCGCCATTTTCGTGGCATTCCCGGAGATCATCCTCTGGCTGCCGAACCATATGCAACATTGA
- a CDS encoding TRAP transporter small permease — protein MIKTSLKALTAIEKVTSAIAAVLMFAIMIIVFSDVVMRYVFNRPFSWAYDLISLYVMAGVFFLSLSGTYAVNGHISVDILLPRFSAIIQRLCVIISNLVGLAIFVPIAWLGHQRALDNYVSGDVMAGAIPWPTWASSIFVPIGAGILALRLAVHLIANTASLLTGENLLPLPAISGHSEKAAGGFE, from the coding sequence TTGATCAAGACAAGCCTGAAGGCTCTGACCGCCATCGAGAAGGTGACCTCGGCGATTGCCGCGGTCTTGATGTTCGCAATCATGATCATCGTCTTTTCGGATGTCGTGATGCGCTACGTCTTCAACCGGCCATTCTCCTGGGCCTATGATTTGATCTCGCTCTACGTGATGGCCGGCGTGTTCTTTTTGTCGCTCTCCGGCACCTATGCGGTCAACGGCCATATCAGCGTCGATATCCTGTTGCCGCGCTTCTCGGCGATCATCCAGCGCCTCTGCGTCATCATCTCGAACCTCGTCGGCCTCGCGATCTTCGTTCCGATCGCCTGGCTCGGTCATCAGCGCGCACTCGACAATTATGTCTCGGGCGACGTGATGGCCGGTGCGATCCCGTGGCCGACCTGGGCATCCTCGATCTTCGTGCCGATCGGGGCGGGAATTCTCGCGCTACGACTTGCCGTTCATCTCATTGCCAATACCGCGAGCCTCCTGACCGGCGAAAACCTGCTGCCGCTGCCGGCCATCTCCGGTCATTCGGAGAAGGCTGCCGGAGGTTTCGAATGA
- the dctP gene encoding TRAP transporter substrate-binding protein DctP — translation MGGLRRALAGYGFLIASVNLAAAAEPIKLRIADSFPKGHYLVRLVLEPWMAEVQKRTNNAVTFEHYPAQQLGKAADMLKLTQTGVADIGYVAPAYVSDKMPVSEVAMLPGAFEHSCQGTLAYWKTARSGVIAQQDYTPNGIRLLLAVSLPPYRILTVKQPVKDTADINGLKLRSTGGAQDLTLRAIGAVPVRMAAPDAYESLSRGTMDGLLFPLESVAAYGADKLVKHSTDGFGFASFVVAYSISENAWKKLSPEIQKAMIDTAEEILPSACKEVQKQDSETMKSMESAGVHFDTLQPDVVAKLKDLTKGVGKAWADGLDARGKHGSDALKEFSAAVAAVPAQ, via the coding sequence ATGGGCGGGCTTCGGCGAGCGCTGGCCGGTTACGGCTTCCTCATCGCATCGGTCAATCTGGCGGCGGCGGCAGAGCCGATCAAGCTGCGCATCGCCGACTCCTTCCCAAAGGGACACTACCTCGTCCGCCTCGTGCTCGAGCCCTGGATGGCCGAGGTGCAGAAGCGCACCAACAACGCGGTGACGTTCGAGCACTACCCGGCCCAGCAACTCGGCAAGGCCGCCGATATGCTCAAGCTGACGCAAACCGGCGTCGCCGATATCGGCTATGTCGCGCCCGCCTATGTCTCCGACAAGATGCCGGTCTCCGAGGTCGCGATGCTCCCCGGCGCGTTCGAGCATTCCTGCCAGGGAACGCTCGCCTATTGGAAGACCGCGCGGAGCGGCGTGATTGCACAGCAGGATTATACCCCAAACGGCATCCGCCTGCTGCTCGCAGTGAGCCTGCCGCCCTATCGTATCCTGACCGTGAAGCAGCCGGTGAAGGATACCGCCGACATCAACGGCCTGAAACTGCGCTCGACCGGCGGCGCGCAGGACCTCACCTTGCGCGCGATCGGCGCAGTGCCGGTCCGGATGGCGGCACCCGACGCCTATGAGTCGCTGTCGCGCGGCACGATGGACGGCCTGCTGTTTCCGCTCGAGAGCGTCGCCGCCTATGGCGCCGACAAGCTCGTGAAGCACTCGACCGACGGCTTTGGCTTCGCGAGTTTCGTGGTCGCCTATTCGATCAGCGAGAATGCCTGGAAGAAGTTGTCGCCGGAAATCCAGAAGGCGATGATCGACACCGCCGAGGAGATCCTGCCTTCCGCCTGCAAGGAGGTGCAGAAGCAGGACAGCGAGACCATGAAGTCGATGGAGAGTGCAGGCGTCCACTTCGACACCTTGCAGCCTGACGTCGTCGCAAAGCTCAAGGACCTGACGAAGGGCGTGGGCAAGGCATGGGCCGACGGGCTCGATGCGCGCGGCAAGCACGGCAGCGACGCCCTGAAGGAATTCAGCGCTGCTGTTGCTGCCGTGCCGGCCCAGTAA